A region from the Pempheris klunzingeri isolate RE-2024b chromosome 17, fPemKlu1.hap1, whole genome shotgun sequence genome encodes:
- the pvalb6 gene encoding parvalbumin 6 has translation MAMCSILNADDIKKALDAFAVADSFDHRKFFEMVGLKAKSSDDVKKVFTVLDADNSGFIEEEELKFVLKHFAKDGRDLTDKETKAFLQAADKDGDGKIGVDEFATLVKE, from the exons ATGGCAATGTGCAGCATCCTCAACGCTGATGACATCAAGAAAGCTCTAGATGCATTCGCAG ttgctGACTCCTTCGATCATAGGAAATTTTTCGAGATGGTGGGTCTGAAGGCCAAGTCCTCTGACGATGTGAAGAAGGTCTTCACGGTGCTTGACGCCGACAACAGTGGTTtcatagaggaggaggaactcaA GTTCGTCCTGAAGCATTTCGCCAAAGATGGCAGGGAcctgacagacaaagaaaccaAAGCATTTTTACAAGCAGCCGACAAGGACGGAGACGGCAAGATTGGAGTCGACG AGTTTGCTACCCTGGTGAAAGAATAA
- the baiap2l2a gene encoding BAR/IMD domain-containing adapter protein 2-like 2 isoform X1, with product MAGMNSDQLHRSTLEIYSSLMDEFNPGLQKLVSLGNSYVQAFQALALTSEAYFSALSKIGGRAFHTVSSRSLGDVLIQISESQRRLTMELEGVFRWFSVEVLQEMENNVRLDRDYISDSRKHYEMEVYNQAAALERQLRRGANQDYSSEYVLFLRESHSEALKEEERRHRFLAEKHSALIQSIAHLMNKTGGSLQQRVDAWTDEVNAIRERETRGTSPLPSSLGMKEEDVRKSRDEMTLGSIPSRAPSPQGSISRFRTESMGGGGGGRYMRARVDHQPNGSNPTLLPFTRGEMITVLVQQPRNGWLYGRADSSECQGWFPASFVEAVDPSTTSSGSSTLRGSSSMSNLLDPPGSSGHGGVPPPPPPPPPPPLSSHKQSEMQPLTMTLDKRAESSSENKPSKPHGSQPELFPRGTNPFATVKLKPTYTNDRSSISRR from the exons CTCTCGCTCTAACAAGCGAGGCTTACTTCAGCGCACTCTCGAAGATCGGAGGGAGGGCTTTCCACACCGTGTCCTCGCGCTCCCTGG GAGATGTCCTGATTCAGATTTCTGAGAGCCAAAGGAGACTCACCATGGAGCTGGAGGGAGTC TTCCGCTGGTTCAGTGTAGAGGTTCTTCAGGAGATGGAGAATAACGTTAGACTGGACAGAGATTACATATCA GACAGTAGGAAACACTATGAGATGGAAGTCTACAACCAGGCAGCAGCTCTGGAGAGACAGCTGAGGAGAGGAGCCAACcag GATTATAGTAGTGAGTATGTGCTGTTCCTCCGGGAAAGCCACAGCGAAGctctgaaggaggaggagagacgacATCGCTTTCTGGCAGAGAAACACAGTGCCCTCATACAATCCATCGCCCACCTCATGAATAAG ACAGGAGGTTCTCTCCAGCAGAGAGTTGATGCCTGGACAGACGAGGTTAACGCCATCAGAGAACGTGAGACCAGGGGAACCTCCCCTTTGCCCAGCTCT CTGGGAATGAAAGAGGAGGACGTGAGAAAGAGCAGAGACGAGATGACCCTCGGCAGCATACCATCAAGGG CCCCGTCTCCCCAGGGAAGCATCTCTCGCTTCAGGACAGAGTCGATGGGAGGTGGCGGCGGAGGAAGATACATGAGGGCGCGGGTGGACCACCAGCCCAATGGCTCCAACCCCACCCTGCTGCCCTTCACCAGAGGAGAGATGATCACCGTGCTGGTCCAACAGCCCAGGAACGGCTGGCTGTATGGACGTGCTGACAGCAGTGAATG TCAGGGATGGTTTCCGGCCTCCTTTGTGGAAGCAGTGGATCCAAGCACAACCAGCTCTGG TAGCTCTACTCtccgaggcagcagcagcatgagcaACCTGCTTGACCCACCAGGAAGCAGCGGCCACGGCGGAGTCCcgccccctccacctccacctccacctccacctctgtcttcACACAAACAGTCTGAGATGCAGCCACTCACGATGACGCTTGACAAAAGGGCCGAGTCTAGTTCAGAAAACAAG ccatCAAAACCACATGGATCACAACCAGAACTCTTCCCAAG gggaACCAACCCATTTGCCACAGTTAAGCTGAAGCCCACGTACACCAATGACAGATCGAGTATAAGTCGGCGATGA
- the baiap2l2a gene encoding BAR/IMD domain-containing adapter protein 2-like 2 isoform X2, with translation MAGMNSDQLHRSTLEIYSSLMDEFNPGLQKLVSLGNSYVQAFQALALTSEAYFSALSKIGGRAFHTVSSRSLGDVLIQISESQRRLTMELEGVFRWFSVEVLQEMENNVRLDRDYISDSRKHYEMEVYNQAAALERQLRRGANQDYSSEYVLFLRESHSEALKEEERRHRFLAEKHSALIQSIAHLMNKTGGSLQQRVDAWTDEVNAIRERETRGTSPLPSSLGMKEEDVRKSRDEMTLGSIPSRAPSPQGSISRFRTESMGGGGGGRYMRARVDHQPNGSNPTLLPFTRGEMITVLVQQPRNGWLYGRADSSECQGWFPASFVEAVDPSTTSSGSTLRGSSSMSNLLDPPGSSGHGGVPPPPPPPPPPPLSSHKQSEMQPLTMTLDKRAESSSENKPSKPHGSQPELFPRGTNPFATVKLKPTYTNDRSSISRR, from the exons CTCTCGCTCTAACAAGCGAGGCTTACTTCAGCGCACTCTCGAAGATCGGAGGGAGGGCTTTCCACACCGTGTCCTCGCGCTCCCTGG GAGATGTCCTGATTCAGATTTCTGAGAGCCAAAGGAGACTCACCATGGAGCTGGAGGGAGTC TTCCGCTGGTTCAGTGTAGAGGTTCTTCAGGAGATGGAGAATAACGTTAGACTGGACAGAGATTACATATCA GACAGTAGGAAACACTATGAGATGGAAGTCTACAACCAGGCAGCAGCTCTGGAGAGACAGCTGAGGAGAGGAGCCAACcag GATTATAGTAGTGAGTATGTGCTGTTCCTCCGGGAAAGCCACAGCGAAGctctgaaggaggaggagagacgacATCGCTTTCTGGCAGAGAAACACAGTGCCCTCATACAATCCATCGCCCACCTCATGAATAAG ACAGGAGGTTCTCTCCAGCAGAGAGTTGATGCCTGGACAGACGAGGTTAACGCCATCAGAGAACGTGAGACCAGGGGAACCTCCCCTTTGCCCAGCTCT CTGGGAATGAAAGAGGAGGACGTGAGAAAGAGCAGAGACGAGATGACCCTCGGCAGCATACCATCAAGGG CCCCGTCTCCCCAGGGAAGCATCTCTCGCTTCAGGACAGAGTCGATGGGAGGTGGCGGCGGAGGAAGATACATGAGGGCGCGGGTGGACCACCAGCCCAATGGCTCCAACCCCACCCTGCTGCCCTTCACCAGAGGAGAGATGATCACCGTGCTGGTCCAACAGCCCAGGAACGGCTGGCTGTATGGACGTGCTGACAGCAGTGAATG TCAGGGATGGTTTCCGGCCTCCTTTGTGGAAGCAGTGGATCCAAGCACAACCAGCTCTGG CTCTACTCtccgaggcagcagcagcatgagcaACCTGCTTGACCCACCAGGAAGCAGCGGCCACGGCGGAGTCCcgccccctccacctccacctccacctccacctctgtcttcACACAAACAGTCTGAGATGCAGCCACTCACGATGACGCTTGACAAAAGGGCCGAGTCTAGTTCAGAAAACAAG ccatCAAAACCACATGGATCACAACCAGAACTCTTCCCAAG gggaACCAACCCATTTGCCACAGTTAAGCTGAAGCCCACGTACACCAATGACAGATCGAGTATAAGTCGGCGATGA